GCCTACCAAAGCGGTTCGTTTAACGGTATCTCAGCTTGCTGAATTAGAGCGTGTAAAGAATCGTAAGAGTTACCAATTACCTGTGTTCGCCAGTAAAATACAAGCTGGATTTCCTTCACCTGCTGATGATTACATAGAGGGATATCTCGATTTAAATACTAAATTCATTAAACATCCTTCAGCTACCTTTGTTTTGCAAGCCATCGGAGATTCGATGGTGGAGGCGGGTATTTTTTCGGGTGATTGGCTTTTAGTTGATAGAAGCATAGAACCCTCAGATGGTCGTATTGTGATTGCTGCAGTCAATGGTGAGCTAACAGTGAAGCGTCTTTCAAAAAAAGGGGGAGTAGTTCAATTGCTTCCGGCAAATCCCAAATTTAAACCCATTGAAATTACCGAGGAGAATGAAATGGTGATTTGGGGGGTGGTTACCTTAGTTCTTCATGAGCTTGCCTAATATGTTTGCTCTTATCGACTGTAATAATTTTTACGCCAGCTGCGAACGTTTATTTCGTCCTGACTTAAGGGATGCTCCGATTGTGGTTCTCTCTAATAATGATGGATGTTGCATCGCGCGCTCGAATGAGGCAAAAGCCTTAGGTATTACCATGGGTGAACCTTATTTTAAAATTAAAGATTTGTGCAAAAAGCATGGCGTGAAA
The DNA window shown above is from Legionella sp. PC997 and carries:
- a CDS encoding LexA family transcriptional regulator; the protein is MSPRGGKRIGAGRPRGEPTKAVRLTVSQLAELERVKNRKSYQLPVFASKIQAGFPSPADDYIEGYLDLNTKFIKHPSATFVLQAIGDSMVEAGIFSGDWLLVDRSIEPSDGRIVIAAVNGELTVKRLSKKGGVVQLLPANPKFKPIEITEENEMVIWGVVTLVLHELA